A single Thermosynechococcus vestitus BP-1 DNA region contains:
- a CDS encoding VOC family protein codes for MVFLHVAINVTNLERAAAFYEGVLGLTAVDRPLKFPGRWYQIGAVEIHLIQAEKVVDTCQDQRWGRNPHFALGVTDLASLEQRLVAAQIPWQRSASGRAAIFVADPDGNLIELSQLS; via the coding sequence ATGGTTTTTCTCCACGTTGCCATTAACGTCACGAATCTAGAGCGAGCTGCTGCCTTCTATGAAGGGGTGCTGGGTCTTACCGCCGTCGATCGCCCCCTGAAATTTCCCGGCCGCTGGTACCAAATCGGTGCCGTGGAAATTCATCTGATCCAAGCGGAGAAGGTAGTAGATACCTGTCAAGATCAGCGGTGGGGACGTAACCCCCACTTTGCCCTTGGTGTGACTGATTTAGCCAGTCTCGAACAACGCCTAGTGGCAGCCCAAATTCCCTGGCAGCGCAGTGCCTCAGGACGCGCCGCCATCTTTGTCGCCGATCCCGATGGCAATTTGATTGAACTTAGCCAACTGTCCTAG
- a CDS encoding phycobiliprotein lyase, whose amino-acid sequence MDIRDFFAQSAGRWFSQRTSHHLAFKQTESGKSQLTIELLSVDDPAVIALCQQYDMDPAWAVCGARVSWDGTMEWDNEKHEGSTVLVPIMDQGSRMEGKLLREMGYAEKAPVAGRFSMGSDGALTLITEYETIYSEERLWFASPNLRLRTSILKRFGGFSMASFCSEIRLGVTQPANS is encoded by the coding sequence ATGGACATCCGCGATTTTTTTGCCCAAAGTGCTGGCCGCTGGTTTTCCCAACGGACGAGTCATCACTTGGCCTTTAAGCAAACCGAGTCCGGCAAGTCTCAGTTAACCATTGAATTACTGTCGGTGGATGATCCTGCAGTCATTGCCCTGTGTCAGCAATATGATATGGATCCCGCTTGGGCAGTGTGCGGCGCGCGGGTCAGTTGGGACGGCACCATGGAATGGGACAATGAGAAGCACGAAGGCTCAACAGTACTGGTACCCATCATGGATCAGGGATCGCGGATGGAAGGAAAGCTCCTGCGGGAAATGGGCTACGCTGAAAAAGCACCGGTTGCCGGTCGCTTCAGCATGGGCAGTGATGGTGCCCTGACATTGATTACCGAATACGAAACCATCTATTCCGAAGAGCGCCTCTGGTTTGCCAGCCCCAATTTACGTCTGCGCACCAGTATTCTCAAGCGCTTTGGTGGTTTTAGTATGGCCTCCTTCTGCTCGGAAATTCGCTTAGGGGTGACGCAACCCGCCAACTCCTGA
- a CDS encoding DUF2605 domain-containing protein — MLHSNLPEPQLLKVLLEPLLEDFQYWFTRSRSLLQTEVIPFLEVAQQQALLERVETALNDVIATQSLFRATDGQVGVDTQVLMQWHTLLMECWQVAHHYRLSKSCDA; from the coding sequence ATGCTGCACTCAAATTTACCTGAACCTCAACTCCTTAAGGTCTTGTTGGAGCCGCTACTTGAAGATTTTCAGTACTGGTTCACGCGATCGCGATCGCTGTTGCAGACAGAGGTCATTCCTTTCCTGGAGGTGGCACAACAGCAGGCACTCCTTGAACGGGTGGAGACAGCCCTCAACGATGTGATTGCTACCCAAAGCCTCTTTCGGGCAACGGACGGCCAAGTGGGGGTTGATACACAGGTATTAATGCAGTGGCATACGCTCTTGATGGAGTGCTGGCAGGTTGCCCACCACTACCGCTTATCCAAATCTTGTGACGCTTAA
- a CDS encoding DUF2973 domain-containing protein yields MLQLIYIVVFTVLALLAMANLIRSLLTLGIESQRQFSPQRVTHPELLDSDGRVIDEPLLVMRSLSVEDARAQLDAIYRESPSYGDDGGGNNPA; encoded by the coding sequence ATGTTGCAGTTGATTTACATTGTTGTCTTTACGGTCTTGGCACTACTGGCCATGGCGAATTTGATTCGCAGTTTGTTGACCCTCGGTATTGAATCACAACGGCAATTTTCACCGCAACGGGTAACCCATCCAGAACTTTTAGATAGCGATGGCCGTGTTATTGATGAACCCCTGTTGGTGATGCGCTCTTTGAGTGTGGAGGATGCCCGTGCCCAACTGGATGCAATCTATCGCGAATCCCCCAGCTACGGTGATGATGGCGGTGGCAACAACCCAGCTTAG
- a CDS encoding ComEC/Rec2 family competence protein, with the protein MFTITKADGILWAIAFITGCIFSLFQWGWLGILALGGMLYGGRRWGGRVWLRLPASQSFAIATGVALLAMLYVWLRTPQPGVNDISTLVPRLEALNLPPTVLVEGRVETTPLPNRAGRLRFFLGVERYENLSGEAAKSGVLQGRASGRLYVTVPAQQGAMLHPSQRIRLVGRLYLPRSGGSQFFRAFNFRRQLQLQYTFAGLAANKVTILDQGSPWGLWALRQRIVQVHAQGLGDRHGAVVSGMVLGNRAVAIPFEVRDSFRRAGLSHALAASGFHTAILLAVVLTATRPLPQRWRSGLGAGVLVFFAFLTGFAPSAMRAALMGLAGLVALVNGQKGQPLVILLAIATAMLIYNPLWIEDIGFQLSFLATLGLIVSAQPISDRLHWLPTPLRSPLAVALAATLWVLPLSLAIFGTIPVYGLPANVIANPFLILLTVGGFISATVGFILPPLGSALAWLLSYPTALLLWLIETIGRWPGAVIALGSLGWLQVIVLYGLMLLVWLSPPWRRRWFLLFTLGVTLVLVPFIFRQTTLFQATVLANTRVPTLVIQQPAGTVVINGGDAQGLAAFLAQEGINRIDWAVASDRQYRQQQGWRDIHEITPIRQLTDVPTAKSDPAYWEMLTTLKVPYQPLPLRQPVQLGQVKITVLRADPAILTLEMGNTQWLFVTDPSRDAAQTAWLAVTPVEPPQVLWWWGRKLTPRLFEIVKPRSVILSRNTLDPAIARYLKQKQIPYFVVGEAGEVRWQPDGSLKANTPQNDGLI; encoded by the coding sequence ATGTTCACCATTACCAAGGCGGATGGAATTCTCTGGGCGATCGCCTTTATTACGGGGTGTATTTTCAGTCTCTTTCAGTGGGGGTGGCTGGGGATCTTGGCCCTAGGGGGGATGCTCTACGGGGGCCGCCGTTGGGGTGGTAGGGTTTGGCTGCGACTGCCTGCAAGTCAAAGTTTTGCGATCGCCACCGGGGTTGCCCTCTTGGCAATGCTCTATGTATGGCTGCGCACCCCCCAGCCGGGGGTCAATGACATCAGCACTTTGGTGCCGCGTCTTGAGGCACTCAATCTACCGCCAACGGTGCTGGTCGAGGGTCGTGTTGAAACCACACCACTGCCCAATCGCGCTGGGCGACTACGCTTTTTTCTTGGGGTGGAGCGCTATGAAAATCTGAGTGGGGAAGCTGCTAAAAGTGGTGTGCTCCAAGGGCGGGCAAGCGGTCGTCTCTACGTCACCGTTCCAGCACAGCAAGGGGCAATGCTGCATCCCAGCCAGCGGATTCGGCTTGTGGGACGGCTCTATCTTCCCCGCAGTGGGGGTAGTCAGTTTTTTCGTGCCTTTAACTTTCGGCGGCAGCTTCAGTTGCAGTACACCTTTGCGGGCTTAGCGGCCAATAAGGTCACCATTTTGGATCAGGGATCACCCTGGGGGTTATGGGCACTACGGCAGCGAATTGTCCAAGTCCATGCCCAAGGATTGGGCGATCGCCATGGTGCTGTGGTCTCGGGAATGGTGCTGGGGAACCGCGCGGTGGCCATTCCCTTTGAGGTGCGCGACAGCTTTCGGCGAGCGGGGCTATCCCATGCCCTGGCAGCCTCAGGGTTTCACACAGCGATTCTTTTGGCCGTTGTCCTAACGGCAACCCGTCCTCTGCCGCAGCGGTGGCGCTCTGGGCTGGGGGCTGGCGTCTTGGTGTTCTTTGCCTTTTTGACTGGATTTGCCCCCTCCGCAATGCGCGCTGCCCTGATGGGCTTAGCGGGGTTGGTGGCTTTAGTGAATGGCCAAAAGGGGCAACCCCTTGTGATTCTCTTGGCGATCGCCACCGCCATGCTGATCTACAACCCCCTTTGGATTGAAGACATAGGCTTTCAATTGAGCTTCCTCGCCACCTTGGGCTTAATTGTCAGCGCCCAACCCATCAGCGATCGCCTCCATTGGCTGCCGACACCCCTGCGCAGCCCCCTTGCTGTGGCCTTAGCGGCCACCCTCTGGGTACTTCCCTTGTCCCTCGCTATCTTTGGCACTATCCCTGTTTATGGTCTGCCGGCCAATGTGATTGCCAATCCTTTCCTGATTCTGTTGACTGTTGGCGGTTTTATCAGTGCAACCGTTGGTTTCATTCTTCCTCCCCTCGGCTCTGCCCTAGCTTGGCTGCTCTCCTACCCCACGGCCTTGCTCCTGTGGCTGATTGAAACCATTGGCCGCTGGCCAGGAGCAGTGATTGCCCTTGGCAGCTTGGGTTGGCTACAGGTCATTGTCCTCTATGGTCTGATGCTACTGGTGTGGTTGAGTCCCCCTTGGCGGCGGCGCTGGTTCTTGTTGTTTACGCTGGGCGTCACCCTTGTCCTTGTGCCGTTTATTTTCCGCCAAACCACCCTGTTCCAGGCTACTGTTTTGGCCAATACGCGGGTTCCCACCCTCGTGATTCAGCAACCGGCAGGTACCGTGGTGATCAATGGCGGCGATGCCCAAGGGCTGGCGGCCTTTTTGGCTCAAGAGGGCATTAACCGGATTGATTGGGCGGTGGCCAGCGATCGCCAGTACCGTCAACAACAGGGCTGGCGCGACATTCATGAGATCACCCCCATTCGCCAATTGACGGATGTGCCAACGGCCAAAAGTGATCCTGCCTACTGGGAAATGTTGACTACCCTCAAGGTCCCCTATCAACCGCTCCCCCTGCGGCAACCTGTTCAACTGGGTCAGGTGAAAATTACAGTCCTGCGGGCGGATCCAGCCATCTTGACCTTGGAGATGGGCAACACTCAGTGGCTCTTTGTCACTGATCCGAGTCGGGATGCCGCGCAAACGGCTTGGCTGGCCGTGACGCCCGTGGAACCGCCGCAGGTTCTCTGGTGGTGGGGGCGAAAATTAACGCCACGCCTCTTTGAGATTGTCAAGCCGCGCAGTGTCATTCTTAGTCGGAATACCCTTGATCCGGCGATCGCCCGCTACTTAAAGCAAAAACAAATCCCCTATTTTGTTGTTGGAGAAGCCGGGGAGGTGCGCTGGCAGCCCGATGGCTCCCTAAAAGCAAATACTCCTCAAAACGACGGCTTGATTTAG
- a CDS encoding DUF1816 domain-containing protein, whose product MFKDNNTSFTSWLADLLNGMGLAWWVKIETKTPPCTYYFGPFLTPTEAEKEKDGYIEDLEAEGAEGLEVSVVRCRPEEVTIDAEKKTRVPLSVGIT is encoded by the coding sequence ATGTTTAAAGATAATAATACAAGTTTTACAAGCTGGCTCGCCGATCTCCTCAATGGAATGGGTCTGGCATGGTGGGTCAAGATAGAGACGAAGACCCCCCCCTGCACGTACTACTTTGGTCCTTTTCTGACACCCACGGAGGCCGAAAAAGAGAAGGATGGCTACATTGAGGACTTGGAGGCTGAGGGAGCAGAGGGACTGGAGGTCAGTGTGGTGCGCTGCCGTCCTGAAGAGGTGACCATTGACGCCGAAAAAAAGACGCGGGTGCCCCTTAGTGTCGGCATAACATAG
- the rsmG gene encoding 16S rRNA (guanine(527)-N(7))-methyltransferase RsmG gives MLEQFPWQETLQWQPTPQQQEQFQRFYGALLAANQGMNLTRITAVPDFWEKHLWDSLRGILPWLQPTGETLWGAKIQQVIDIGSGGGFPGVPVAIARPDWSVTLLEATQKKVKFLHSLGSAVGLANIYPEWGRAESHGRRYDLALIRAVGDVARCCAYGLPLLRSGGILVLYRGQWSDEDTQHLETLLPRYRSRRLDIQGFTTPLSHAQRHCVYLQRQG, from the coding sequence TTGCTTGAGCAATTCCCTTGGCAGGAAACCCTCCAGTGGCAACCCACACCCCAACAGCAGGAACAGTTCCAACGGTTCTATGGGGCTCTCCTTGCAGCCAACCAAGGGATGAACCTGACGCGGATTACGGCAGTCCCTGATTTCTGGGAGAAACACCTCTGGGATTCGTTGCGGGGAATTTTACCGTGGCTTCAGCCCACTGGGGAAACGTTGTGGGGAGCCAAGATTCAACAGGTCATTGATATTGGCAGTGGCGGTGGTTTTCCGGGGGTACCGGTGGCGATCGCCCGCCCGGACTGGTCAGTGACGCTCCTTGAAGCAACCCAAAAGAAAGTGAAATTTTTGCACTCTCTGGGTTCAGCGGTTGGCTTGGCCAACATTTACCCAGAATGGGGACGGGCAGAGTCCCATGGCCGCCGTTATGATTTGGCCTTGATTCGAGCCGTCGGTGATGTTGCTCGTTGTTGTGCCTACGGCTTGCCCCTGTTGCGCTCGGGGGGCATTTTAGTCCTGTACCGAGGTCAGTGGAGCGACGAGGATACCCAGCATCTAGAGACTCTCTTGCCACGATACCGCAGTCGACGACTAGACATTCAGGGATTTACTACTCCCTTGAGCCATGCCCAACGGCACTGCGTTTACCTGCAGCGTCAGGGTTGA
- a CDS encoding iron uptake porin, with product MARSIAVWLGLVLAPAWGMSAAIAANHLQDASHRSDGSAAAFFDYTSQQATHAVKSPFQVAQMPAVADLEAQAPRLPAPDQSLGMQRTIPQVTSVSQLSDVSPTDWAYQALASLVEKYGCIAGYPDGTFRGNRAATRYEMAAALNACLDVISDRFATKEDLATLQRLMDEFRAELATLRGRVDRLEARTAQLEAQQFATTTKLRASVVFNVSDVLTGTQAVAAPGRGPTIQDNPVATYRARLNFDTSFYGKDVLRVRIQAANMPNYGAVTGTNMARLGYDTNTGGVFALADLYYRTPLTQRLFLAFDAAAGNFDKNVFTFNPLLQSDETGAISRFGRFNPLYRFGGGNSAGLTLRYTLLENKEQGTNLVLNLGYQAPFANNPIPNAPNTNGLIGGAYAALAQLDWRPVKNLALGFTYVRSFGVGVDGAAGSSGFPGSAANPIGNNANAAADNFGFQFTYRPIPKLNIAGWVGYSSVYQVQGFAGPRAEAEVLNWAATFGVPDLWRKGDLLGLIVGQPPQTISVRNVLGAPAATFNSYHIEGVYRIPISRNISITPGVIALVNPNSNSNNAPIVLGVVRTTFSF from the coding sequence ATGGCGAGATCAATCGCGGTCTGGCTGGGGTTGGTTTTGGCTCCCGCCTGGGGAATGTCAGCGGCAATAGCTGCAAATCACTTGCAGGATGCCTCCCATAGGAGTGATGGGAGTGCCGCTGCGTTTTTTGACTATACGTCGCAACAAGCCACTCATGCAGTCAAATCACCCTTTCAAGTGGCACAAATGCCAGCGGTAGCGGACTTAGAAGCTCAGGCTCCCCGACTTCCTGCCCCCGACCAGTCTTTGGGAATGCAGCGGACAATACCCCAAGTGACCTCGGTGAGTCAACTTTCGGATGTGAGCCCCACCGATTGGGCCTATCAAGCCTTGGCGTCCCTGGTGGAGAAATATGGCTGCATTGCCGGTTATCCCGATGGTACCTTCCGTGGCAATCGGGCAGCCACCCGCTATGAAATGGCTGCAGCACTGAATGCTTGCTTGGATGTGATTAGCGATCGCTTTGCCACCAAGGAAGACCTCGCTACCTTGCAGCGCCTGATGGATGAGTTCAGGGCTGAACTGGCTACCCTGCGCGGTCGGGTGGATAGGCTGGAGGCTCGCACTGCTCAGTTGGAAGCACAGCAATTCGCCACCACTACCAAACTACGGGCTTCAGTAGTGTTTAATGTGTCCGATGTCCTCACGGGCACCCAAGCCGTTGCGGCTCCCGGTCGCGGGCCAACTATCCAAGACAATCCTGTTGCCACCTACCGGGCTCGACTCAACTTTGACACCAGCTTCTATGGCAAAGATGTCCTGCGGGTGCGCATTCAGGCTGCCAATATGCCCAACTACGGAGCCGTTACCGGTACAAACATGGCCCGCCTCGGCTATGACACCAACACTGGTGGCGTATTTGCCCTTGCTGACCTCTACTACCGCACCCCTCTGACCCAGCGCCTATTCCTTGCCTTTGACGCCGCAGCGGGGAACTTTGATAAAAATGTCTTCACCTTTAACCCCCTCTTGCAGTCCGATGAAACGGGAGCCATTAGCCGTTTCGGTCGCTTTAACCCCCTCTATCGCTTTGGCGGCGGCAACAGTGCTGGTCTAACCCTACGCTACACACTCCTTGAAAATAAAGAGCAGGGGACAAACCTTGTCCTGAATCTTGGTTATCAAGCGCCCTTTGCCAACAATCCCATCCCCAATGCGCCGAATACCAATGGTTTGATTGGGGGAGCCTATGCCGCCCTGGCCCAATTGGATTGGCGACCCGTGAAGAACTTAGCCCTAGGATTTACCTATGTGCGCTCCTTCGGTGTTGGTGTTGATGGCGCCGCAGGAAGCAGTGGTTTTCCGGGTTCCGCTGCTAACCCCATTGGTAATAACGCCAATGCCGCAGCCGATAACTTTGGCTTTCAGTTTACCTATCGCCCGATTCCGAAGTTGAATATCGCTGGCTGGGTCGGCTATTCCAGTGTCTATCAAGTGCAAGGCTTTGCAGGACCACGGGCAGAAGCAGAGGTTTTGAACTGGGCAGCCACCTTTGGGGTACCGGACCTCTGGCGCAAGGGCGATCTTCTTGGTTTGATTGTTGGTCAACCTCCACAAACCATTAGCGTTCGTAATGTACTGGGTGCTCCTGCTGCAACGTTTAACTCCTACCACATTGAGGGAGTATACCGCATTCCTATTTCACGGAATATTTCAATCACACCAGGGGTCATTGCTTTGGTCAACCCCAACAGCAACAGTAACAATGCCCCAATCGTCCTCGGTGTGGTGCGGACAACCTTTAGCTTCTAG
- the radC gene encoding RadC family protein, translating into MSYSLRVADLPAGDRPREKLLSQGARYLSSAELLAILLGTGQGAGKLSAVGLGQFILKQLGERTGDSTDAVSALRDITPEELMAIPGVGPAKATTILAAVELGKRVFQSRPGEQTIIDSPALAAAVLAADLMWQATERFAVLLLDVRHRLLGSHVITVGTATETLAHPREIFREAVRRNASRLIIAHNHPSGNLSPSQADLDLTKQILQAGQLMEIPVLDHLILGNGDYQSLREITPLWQQVPQGDGSA; encoded by the coding sequence ATGTCCTACTCGCTGCGTGTTGCTGATCTGCCCGCCGGCGATCGCCCCCGTGAAAAGCTCCTCAGCCAAGGTGCCCGCTACCTGAGTTCCGCTGAATTGTTGGCGATTTTACTGGGAACAGGTCAAGGGGCGGGCAAGCTCTCGGCCGTCGGCTTGGGGCAGTTTATTCTCAAACAGTTGGGGGAGCGCACTGGTGACAGTACCGATGCCGTCAGCGCCTTGCGTGACATTACCCCAGAGGAACTAATGGCAATTCCTGGGGTTGGCCCCGCCAAAGCCACCACGATCCTAGCCGCCGTCGAACTGGGGAAGCGGGTCTTTCAGTCGCGACCGGGGGAGCAAACAATCATTGACAGTCCTGCTCTGGCTGCTGCTGTCCTCGCTGCTGATCTCATGTGGCAAGCCACAGAACGGTTTGCCGTTCTCCTGCTGGATGTGCGCCATCGCCTGTTGGGATCCCATGTGATTACGGTGGGCACCGCCACCGAAACCCTTGCCCATCCCCGCGAAATTTTTCGGGAAGCCGTGCGCCGCAATGCTAGCCGCCTGATCATTGCCCACAACCATCCCTCAGGCAATCTCTCTCCCAGTCAAGCAGATCTGGACTTGACAAAACAAATTCTACAAGCGGGACAACTCATGGAAATTCCAGTGCTTGACCATTTGATTCTTGGGAATGGGGATTACCAAAGTTTGCGGGAGATAACCCCCCTCTGGCAACAGGTGCCCCAAGGGGACGGCAGTGCCTAA
- a CDS encoding polyphosphate kinase 2 family protein has translation MIPQDFLDEINPDRYIVPAGGNFHWKDYDPGDTAGLKSKVEAQELLAAGIKKLAAYQDVLYAQNIYGLLIIFQAMDAAGKDSTIKHVMSGLNPQACRVYSFKAPSAEELDHDFLWRANRALPERGCIGIFNRSYYEEVLVVRVHPDLLNRQQLPPETKTKHIWKERFEDINHYERYLTRNGILILKFFLHISKAEQKKRFLERISRPEKNWKFSIEDVRDRAHWDDYQQAYADVFRHTSTKWAPWHIIPANHKWFARLMVAHFIYQKLASLNLHYPMLSEAHREQLLEAKALLENEPDED, from the coding sequence ATGATTCCTCAAGATTTTCTCGACGAAATTAACCCCGATCGCTACATTGTTCCCGCGGGGGGAAATTTTCACTGGAAGGACTACGATCCTGGCGATACCGCTGGCCTCAAAAGTAAAGTCGAAGCCCAGGAACTCCTTGCTGCGGGGATTAAGAAGCTCGCGGCCTACCAAGATGTGCTCTATGCCCAGAATATCTATGGGCTGCTGATTATTTTTCAGGCAATGGATGCAGCAGGCAAAGACAGCACGATCAAACATGTCATGAGTGGCCTGAACCCCCAAGCCTGCCGCGTCTACAGCTTTAAGGCCCCCAGTGCCGAAGAATTGGATCATGACTTTTTGTGGCGAGCGAATCGTGCCTTGCCCGAGCGAGGCTGTATTGGTATTTTTAATCGCTCCTATTACGAAGAAGTCCTTGTGGTGCGCGTGCACCCGGATTTACTCAATCGCCAGCAACTTCCCCCCGAAACCAAGACCAAGCACATCTGGAAAGAGCGCTTTGAGGACATTAATCACTACGAACGTTACTTAACACGCAATGGCATTCTCATCCTCAAGTTTTTCTTGCATATCTCCAAAGCAGAGCAAAAGAAACGCTTTTTAGAGCGGATTAGCCGCCCGGAAAAGAACTGGAAATTTTCCATTGAGGATGTGCGCGATCGCGCCCACTGGGATGACTACCAACAAGCCTATGCCGATGTCTTTCGCCACACCAGCACCAAATGGGCACCGTGGCACATTATTCCCGCCAATCATAAGTGGTTTGCGCGGCTGATGGTGGCTCACTTCATTTATCAAAAACTGGCGAGCCTCAACCTCCACTACCCGATGCTCAGTGAAGCCCACAGGGAGCAACTCCTAGAGGCAAAAGCGCTGCTGGAAAATGAACCGGATGAGGATTAG
- a CDS encoding gamma-glutamyl-phosphate reductase — MAMLPEPLKRARVASTYLSQASYALRQEALRHLIEELATAEPLLLEQNTLDLESSRDLAVSQIVLGWLRLTHERLQRIRQWLEHLYHAADPWQQPLPTRPERFQYAVPLGVVALVYEGLPTLSLMLAGMALKTGNALVLWSGESSHYTAGAIATLIEAALSKTSLPKTTIQTLSLSPASWLGDPTAVDLALVYGRSRFVAEQRAAARCPLVSLSLGNTYLVWDGSVSPESVLNCIQRSHQANPDRALAIEKVIVLANVNPSHLAFVINELSQAGYKQGVDEHLHRNYAEIPLVDASEWPLPYLDQRLAWHYEEDLTAAVNWIHQYGSAASGIIASSYEDCRAFYQQVQTPLVFVNRPPQLERLDALALGVAAKGPQRGLFSLAQLLSTKQVYL, encoded by the coding sequence GTGGCTATGTTGCCTGAGCCACTGAAGAGGGCGCGGGTCGCCAGTACATACCTCAGTCAAGCGAGCTATGCCCTCCGTCAGGAAGCCCTGAGGCACCTCATTGAGGAGTTGGCAACGGCAGAACCTCTCCTGTTGGAGCAAAATACTCTCGATCTCGAATCCAGCCGTGATCTAGCAGTGTCTCAGATTGTGCTTGGCTGGCTGCGGCTGACCCATGAGCGCCTGCAGCGGATTCGCCAGTGGCTAGAGCACCTCTACCATGCAGCAGATCCATGGCAGCAACCATTGCCGACGCGACCCGAGCGGTTTCAGTATGCCGTTCCCCTCGGAGTGGTGGCCTTAGTCTATGAAGGGCTACCTACTTTAAGCTTGATGCTGGCGGGCATGGCACTCAAAACAGGAAATGCCCTTGTGCTCTGGAGTGGTGAAAGTAGTCACTATACCGCTGGGGCGATCGCTACTCTCATCGAGGCCGCGTTGAGCAAAACCAGTCTGCCGAAAACCACTATTCAAACCCTCTCCCTTAGTCCGGCAAGTTGGCTTGGGGATCCCACTGCTGTTGATTTAGCCCTTGTCTATGGCCGCTCCCGCTTTGTCGCGGAGCAACGGGCTGCTGCTCGCTGTCCCTTGGTCTCTCTTTCCCTTGGTAATACCTATCTCGTTTGGGATGGTTCGGTGTCACCAGAGAGTGTCCTCAACTGTATTCAGCGCAGCCACCAGGCCAATCCCGATCGCGCCCTTGCCATTGAAAAAGTGATTGTGCTCGCCAATGTCAATCCCTCCCATCTTGCCTTTGTGATCAATGAACTCAGCCAAGCAGGCTACAAACAGGGGGTCGATGAGCATTTACACCGCAACTATGCCGAAATTCCCCTTGTGGATGCCAGTGAGTGGCCGCTTCCCTACCTGGATCAACGCTTGGCGTGGCACTACGAAGAAGATCTCACCGCCGCAGTGAATTGGATTCACCAGTATGGCAGCGCCGCCAGTGGGATTATTGCCAGCAGCTACGAGGACTGCCGGGCCTTTTATCAGCAGGTGCAAACGCCCCTTGTATTTGTCAATCGCCCCCCCCAACTCGAGCGCTTGGATGCCTTGGCCCTTGGTGTGGCCGCAAAAGGACCGCAGCGAGGACTCTTTAGCCTTGCTCAGTTACTCAGCACCAAGCAGGTTTATCTCTAG
- a CDS encoding DUF1997 domain-containing protein: protein MYLEFKASQSVRLSIETPTAPLQHYLRQPQRLVYALTDPTRVEFLGSDRFRLKMRPLNFLMVSLQPTVDLAVHANSDGSLQLRSLGCEIRGVDYINRRFHLALEGYLCPQATVNGTDLIGLADLQVGVDIPPPLDLTPRPILEATGNGLLKSVLLTIKQRLSQQLVADYQRWLTEVETTGNERWLAPLPVSST, encoded by the coding sequence ATGTATTTAGAATTTAAGGCCAGCCAATCTGTCCGCCTCAGTATTGAAACACCCACGGCTCCCTTACAGCACTACCTGCGTCAACCCCAGCGGCTTGTCTATGCCCTAACGGATCCCACGCGAGTGGAATTTTTGGGGAGCGATCGCTTTCGCCTGAAGATGCGCCCCTTGAACTTTCTCATGGTTAGCTTGCAACCCACCGTAGATTTAGCGGTTCATGCCAATAGTGACGGCTCTTTACAATTGCGCTCCCTCGGCTGTGAAATTCGCGGGGTGGACTACATCAATCGCCGCTTTCACCTAGCCCTCGAAGGCTACCTGTGTCCCCAAGCCACGGTGAACGGTACGGATTTAATCGGTCTAGCGGACTTGCAGGTGGGCGTAGATATTCCGCCTCCCTTGGATCTGACACCGCGTCCGATTCTTGAAGCCACTGGCAATGGCTTACTCAAGAGCGTTCTCTTAACGATTAAACAGCGCCTCAGTCAGCAGTTAGTAGCCGATTACCAACGCTGGCTCACAGAAGTCGAAACCACAGGCAATGAGCGTTGGCTAGCACCTCTTCCCGTGAGTTCAACCTAG